In Doryrhamphus excisus isolate RoL2022-K1 chromosome 7, RoL_Dexc_1.0, whole genome shotgun sequence, one genomic interval encodes:
- the LOC131132768 gene encoding transient receptor potential cation channel subfamily M member 2-like has product MCGYGKSQHAAEAIKEEDFDGEVWDAHRHVREVPTDAFGDISFGGLRQMTTKYARVSAETSPEVLYQLLTEQWKLSPPDLLTAP; this is encoded by the exons atgtgtggctaCGGGAAGAGCCAGCATGCGGCCGAGGCCATCAAAGAGGAGGACTTCGACGGCGAGGTGTGGGACGCACACAGACATGTTCGTGAAGTACCCACAGACGCTTTCGGGGACATCAGCTTTGGTGGTTTGAGGCAGATGACGACCAAG TATGCCCGAGTGTCCGCAGAGACCAGTCCCGAGGTCCTCTACCAGTTACTGACTGAACAGTGGAAGCTGTCTCCCCCCGACCTACTGACCGCTCCATGA